A genomic region of Brevinematales bacterium contains the following coding sequences:
- a CDS encoding amino acid permease, with the protein MALKKQLNGIDVFSLASGAMISTGIFVLPAVVFKIAGPAILISYFFAGVLMLPALLSQLELATAIPKAGGSYFFAERILGSAAGTFTGFANWFTITLKSAFALVGIGAFATLIFPNLTEWEIKIVAGSFCLFFTVINLVSVKSSGKLQVFLVAILLLILIQFVLFGYRVMDFSHLSKVFEFKWNDVFLVTGMVFISYGGLTNIASVAEEVKNPRKSLILSTLLAFGIVEIMYLLIILVLIGVLPAMELSQTLTPLSVAGQEFFETPILSRIELIITALAAVLAFITTANAGIMTASRNPMAMSRDSLLPELFAKVSKKKKIPYISVIITSAVMLLVILLLNIEQLAKVASLFMLLVFIIVNLSVIVIRFSKISTYKPSFHAPLFPVLQIIGIIGYIFLIIEMGWELFAAAAGFLALSVGWYFVYARKRVKRKSAFVHMVENIVDPELKTGGTELEDELLDILMDMKDIHEDRFDKIIRDASILDINRTVTRDELFRMVAEVGAKRWNTDPAWIKLKLDRREEEASTLIYPGVAVPHAIPHIIIEGEHRFDIVLVRDKHGIDWNEKGDVVYTAFFLIGSRDERNFHLRALMAIAQILQDPDFQKNWMSAKTEKELRSVILLTKRQRSLPDVI; encoded by the coding sequence ATGGCGTTAAAAAAACAACTCAACGGTATCGACGTGTTCAGCCTGGCATCCGGCGCGATGATCAGCACGGGTATCTTCGTCCTGCCGGCCGTCGTATTTAAGATCGCGGGGCCGGCCATTCTCATATCGTATTTTTTCGCCGGGGTGCTCATGCTCCCTGCTCTATTGTCGCAACTCGAACTCGCGACTGCCATCCCAAAGGCGGGAGGCAGCTACTTCTTCGCGGAACGTATCCTCGGTTCTGCCGCCGGGACATTTACAGGGTTCGCCAATTGGTTTACCATCACCCTCAAAAGCGCGTTCGCCCTCGTGGGGATCGGCGCGTTCGCGACCCTGATTTTCCCAAACCTCACCGAATGGGAAATAAAAATCGTCGCCGGTTCATTTTGTTTATTTTTTACTGTCATCAATCTCGTAAGCGTTAAATCTTCCGGAAAATTACAAGTATTTCTTGTCGCTATATTACTGCTTATCCTGATACAGTTTGTGCTTTTCGGCTACCGTGTAATGGATTTCTCGCATTTATCAAAAGTATTCGAGTTCAAATGGAATGACGTATTCCTTGTGACAGGGATGGTTTTTATTTCCTACGGCGGATTAACGAATATAGCTAGTGTCGCTGAAGAAGTTAAAAATCCCCGGAAATCGCTTATCCTCAGCACCCTGCTGGCATTCGGGATAGTGGAAATCATGTATCTGCTGATCATCCTCGTTCTAATCGGCGTTCTTCCGGCTATGGAGTTATCCCAGACCCTTACGCCGCTGTCGGTCGCGGGGCAGGAGTTTTTCGAGACCCCGATTCTCTCGCGCATCGAGCTCATCATCACCGCGCTCGCCGCGGTGCTCGCGTTCATTACTACCGCCAACGCGGGTATTATGACCGCGTCCCGGAACCCGATGGCGATGAGCCGCGACAGCCTGCTCCCGGAACTTTTCGCTAAAGTATCGAAGAAGAAGAAAATCCCCTATATCTCGGTTATCATCACTTCCGCGGTCATGCTCCTCGTCATCCTCCTGCTGAATATCGAACAGCTCGCGAAGGTGGCCTCGCTCTTCATGCTGCTCGTGTTCATCATTGTCAATCTCTCAGTTATCGTCATCCGTTTCTCGAAAATTTCCACCTATAAGCCCTCGTTCCATGCGCCGCTTTTCCCGGTGCTCCAGATAATAGGAATAATCGGGTACATTTTCCTGATTATCGAGATGGGGTGGGAATTGTTCGCGGCGGCGGCGGGATTCCTCGCGCTGTCGGTCGGATGGTACTTCGTCTACGCGCGAAAACGGGTCAAGCGTAAATCGGCGTTCGTACACATGGTGGAAAATATCGTCGACCCCGAATTGAAGACCGGGGGGACGGAACTCGAGGACGAGCTACTGGATATCCTGATGGATATGAAGGACATCCACGAGGATCGTTTCGATAAGATTATCCGCGACGCAAGTATACTCGATATCAACCGCACGGTCACCCGCGACGAACTGTTCAGGATGGTCGCGGAGGTAGGCGCAAAGCGTTGGAACACCGACCCGGCGTGGATTAAGCTGAAACTCGACCGCCGCGAGGAGGAAGCCTCGACCCTGATTTACCCGGGGGTGGCGGTTCCGCACGCGATCCCGCATATCATCATCGAAGGCGAGCACCGTTTCGATATCGTCCTTGTCCGCGACAAACACGGGATCGACTGGAACGAAAAGGGAGATGTGGTCTATACCGCGTTCTTTCTTATCGGGTCGCGGGACGAACGCAACTTCCATCTCCGGGCGCTGATGGCAATCGCGCAGATTTTACAGGACCCGGATTTCCAGAAAAACTGGATGAGCGCGAAGACGGAAAAGGAACTGCGGTCGGTTATCCTGCTGACCAAGCGTCAGCGGTCGCTGCCGGATGTAATCTGA
- a CDS encoding LacI family DNA-binding transcriptional regulator, which yields MADLTKKITIYDVAKRANVTIATVSRVINGKDNVSAQTKEIVMQAIEDLNYYPSPIASGLSKRKSQEIGVLVPFFFGEFFLKLLDGIAKELHDFDLILYDATTPEQKKKLIAKVVGENKLDGLVVVSLPVRTDEEINLRKARFPIALIDTMHPSYSSVCFDNTYGAYKAVEYLTGLGHKRIAIISGAIEDPFHFTVASERLKGYKMGLSMASIPINDKYIQINDWSRIGANLITKKLMGMKEPPTAIFCVSDLQAVGALETAREMGFRVPEDLSILGYDNMDFSDYIGLSTMSQPLSIASQLGIELLKAEIDSGINKKEKIILQPALIERFTVAPAASS from the coding sequence ATGGCGGATTTAACAAAAAAAATCACTATCTACGATGTCGCGAAACGCGCGAATGTCACGATCGCTACGGTGTCCCGTGTCATCAACGGGAAGGATAATGTGTCCGCGCAGACGAAAGAAATCGTCATGCAGGCGATCGAGGATTTGAATTACTATCCCTCGCCCATCGCATCGGGGCTGTCCAAACGTAAATCGCAGGAAATCGGCGTACTGGTTCCGTTCTTCTTCGGCGAATTTTTCCTGAAGCTCCTCGACGGTATCGCGAAGGAACTCCACGACTTCGACCTGATCCTCTACGACGCTACCACGCCCGAGCAGAAGAAGAAACTGATCGCCAAGGTGGTCGGCGAGAATAAGCTCGACGGGCTGGTCGTGGTCTCGCTCCCGGTGCGCACCGACGAGGAGATCAACCTCCGTAAGGCGCGTTTCCCGATAGCGCTGATCGACACCATGCACCCGTCGTACAGTTCCGTCTGCTTCGATAACACCTACGGCGCGTATAAGGCGGTCGAGTACCTCACCGGGCTCGGGCATAAACGGATCGCGATTATCAGCGGCGCGATAGAAGACCCGTTCCATTTCACTGTCGCGAGCGAACGCCTCAAGGGATATAAGATGGGGCTGTCGATGGCGAGTATCCCGATCAACGACAAATATATCCAGATCAACGATTGGAGCCGCATCGGGGCTAACCTGATTACGAAGAAACTGATGGGTATGAAGGAACCGCCTACCGCGATTTTCTGCGTCAGCGACCTGCAGGCGGTGGGCGCGCTCGAAACCGCGCGCGAGATGGGATTCCGCGTACCGGAGGACCTTTCTATCCTCGGCTACGATAATATGGACTTCAGCGATTATATCGGGCTTTCCACGATGTCGCAGCCGCTGAGTATCGCATCCCAACTCGGCATCGAACTCCTGAAGGCGGAGATCGATTCCGGCATCAATAAGAAAGAAAAAATCATTTTACAGCCCGCGTTGATCGAACGGTTCACGGTCGCCCCGGCGGCTTCGTCATAG
- a CDS encoding acylphosphatase gives MLMLRAIVRGRVQGVGFRYFVQRRAENIGLTGWVKNLYSGDVQIEACGSDEQVSALIEELRKGPPMSDVTDVEYSAEPVDKCPFLSFDVRF, from the coding sequence ATGCTGATGCTCAGGGCTATCGTCAGAGGGCGCGTACAGGGGGTGGGGTTCAGGTATTTCGTTCAGCGGAGAGCGGAAAATATCGGCCTGACCGGATGGGTGAAGAACCTTTATTCCGGGGATGTCCAGATCGAAGCGTGCGGCAGCGATGAACAAGTCTCGGCGCTGATCGAAGAACTGCGGAAAGGCCCGCCCATGTCGGATGTTACCGATGTGGAGTATTCGGCCGAACCGGTGGATAAGTGCCCGTTCCTTTCGTTCGACGTCCGTTTTTAA
- a CDS encoding ABC transporter ATP-binding protein, whose amino-acid sequence MKFLEASGIEVHFPIYKGIFRRVSGEVKAVDGVSFELKKGEVLSIIGESGSGKTTLGNAVLGLYPPTAGSMSFLGGDVRQSWFSGKIQAVFQNPYSSLNPRMNILNSIAEPYLRIEKNIDKEKLRVKVGEALETVGIEASAMFRYPHEFSGGQRQRVSIARALISHPELIILDEPVSSLDVSIRAQILNLLSDLKTKFDLSYIFISHDLATVRFLSQTILIIYRGKVLESGGKLSIFERPANPYTHLLLQSARDIVVQHDPIEREETVDGCPFYSRCPAADGQCKASFPEATLLEENHYVYCYHPYVH is encoded by the coding sequence ATGAAGTTCCTGGAAGCGAGCGGAATAGAAGTGCATTTTCCGATATATAAAGGAATCTTCCGGCGCGTGTCGGGAGAGGTGAAGGCTGTCGACGGGGTCTCGTTCGAGCTGAAAAAGGGCGAGGTTCTCTCCATCATCGGCGAATCCGGTTCCGGCAAGACCACCCTCGGTAACGCCGTGCTCGGGCTGTACCCTCCCACCGCGGGCAGTATGAGCTTCCTCGGCGGCGACGTGCGCCAGTCGTGGTTCTCCGGGAAGATACAGGCGGTATTCCAGAACCCCTACAGTTCTTTGAACCCCCGTATGAATATCCTCAACTCTATCGCCGAACCCTACCTCCGTATCGAGAAAAATATCGATAAGGAGAAACTCCGCGTCAAGGTGGGCGAGGCGCTCGAAACAGTCGGTATCGAGGCGTCCGCGATGTTCCGTTATCCGCACGAGTTCTCCGGCGGGCAGCGCCAGCGGGTATCGATCGCCCGCGCGCTCATTTCCCATCCCGAGCTGATTATCCTCGACGAGCCGGTATCGTCGCTCGACGTATCCATCCGCGCGCAGATCCTCAATCTCCTGTCCGACCTCAAGACAAAGTTCGATCTATCCTATATATTCATATCCCACGACCTCGCGACCGTGCGGTTTCTCTCGCAGACTATCCTGATCATCTACCGCGGCAAGGTGCTCGAATCGGGCGGCAAGCTCTCGATATTCGAACGCCCGGCGAACCCCTACACGCATCTCCTGCTCCAGTCCGCCCGCGATATTGTGGTACAGCACGACCCTATCGAACGCGAGGAGACTGTCGACGGATGCCCGTTCTATTCCCGGTGCCCAGCCGCCGACGGGCAATGCAAAGCAAGTTTCCCCGAAGCCACGCTGTTGGAGGAGAATCATTATGTATACTGCTATCACCCGTATGTGCATTAG
- the coaD gene encoding pantetheine-phosphate adenylyltransferase, with the protein MQKIGVYPGTFDPPTNGHIDVAIRASHFFDKLIIGVGNNPGKNPLFSADERVAMLQEIFKDSPNIEIRAFSNLLINFVSDCGAMALVRGLRAVSDFEYELQLASFNYHLNDTVDTVFFMAREENLFVSSSIIREIAQYGGDVSDRVPPVVWKKLRAVYPIK; encoded by the coding sequence ATGCAGAAAATCGGGGTCTATCCCGGTACGTTCGACCCTCCCACCAACGGGCATATCGATGTCGCGATCAGGGCGTCTCATTTCTTCGATAAACTCATCATAGGGGTAGGAAACAACCCCGGTAAAAATCCGCTGTTTTCCGCGGACGAACGGGTGGCGATGCTTCAGGAGATATTCAAGGATAGCCCGAATATCGAAATCCGCGCGTTCTCGAACCTGCTGATCAACTTTGTGAGCGATTGCGGGGCGATGGCGCTGGTACGCGGACTGCGGGCTGTGTCCGATTTCGAATACGAGCTCCAGCTCGCGTCGTTTAACTATCACCTGAACGATACGGTCGATACGGTGTTTTTTATGGCGCGCGAGGAGAACCTGTTCGTCAGTTCGTCGATTATCCGCGAGATAGCGCAGTACGGCGGGGATGTTTCCGACCGGGTGCCGCCGGTCGTATGGAAGAAACTGCGCGCGGTGTACCCGATTAAGTGA